In the genome of Telluria mixta, the window GCCCATCACCTGTTTCATCCGCTACGAGATCGACCCCATCCAGCGCGACGCCTTCCGCGAGTATGCCGAGAACTGGGGCCGCATCATCCCGAGGCTGGGAGGCCGCCTGCTCGGCTACTTCCTGCCGCACGAAGGCACCAATTACGAGGCGTGGGGCCTCGTCGGCTTCGACAGCCTGGCCGATTACGAAGCGTATCGGCTGCGCTTGAAGAAAGACGAAGAGGCAGTGGCGAACTTCCAGTTCGCGCGTGAACAACGCTTCATCCTGCGCGAGGAGCGCACGTTCCTGGAAA includes:
- a CDS encoding NIPSNAP family protein, with translation MPITCFIRYEIDPIQRDAFREYAENWGRIIPRLGGRLLGYFLPHEGTNYEAWGLVGFDSLADYEAYRLRLKKDEEAVANFQFAREQRFILREERTFLENVA